The Nitrospiria bacterium nucleotide sequence GAATACCTTACAGGTCACCATGGATCAGATGATCTACCATACGCAAATGGTCAGTCGGGGTGTTCAAAGGGCCATGGTCATTGGGGATATGCCCTACCTTTCTTTTCAGATCTCGCTGGAAGAGACACTTCGGAACGCAGGTCGTTTTATTCAGGAAGGTGGAGCCCATGCAGTTAAGCTGGAAGGAGGAGAAAGGGTGGTTGATCGGATCGAGGCCCTGGTCAAAATGGATATCCCGGTTCTCGCCCATTTGGGGTTAACCCCCCAATCCATTCATCAAATTGGGGGCTATAAGGTCCAGGGAAAAGAACCTCATGCGGCCCAAAAGATTATGGACAATGCTAAACGGGTGGAAGGAGCGGGCGCGTTTGCCGTCATTTTAGAAACCGTCCCTATGAATTTAGCCAAACGGATTACCGAAAATCTTTCCATTCCCACCATCGGCATCGGTGCAGGAATTCATTGTGATGGCCAGGTTCTTGTTCTTCACGATATCCTTGGCCTGTTTCAAAAGTTTTTTCCGAAATTTGTGAAACGCTATGCCGACCTTCGCACACCGTCATTAGAGGCCTTTAAACGATTTAAGGAAGATGTGGAGTCGGGAAGGTATCCATCAGATGAAGAGAGTTATCACTAACCCCACCAGGGAAAAAAACTATGGATCTGTTTGATAAAAATAATCAATGGAAATTTACGAAGATAGCAGAGCAAAGAAAAAACCGGGCCGCATTAGAGGGGGAAGATGCCCTCATTGCTGAAATGATGAGTTGGCATCCAGAATTTGATGAATTTTGGCCTCTGGAAGAGTTCTCCGCTCAACCCAGGGAAATCGGAGGAACTAAGGTTAACCCGTTTGTCCATACCGCCCTGCACGTAATTATTGAACAACAAATTGTTCAAAAGAGGCCCCTCGCCATAGGGGAGGTTTTTCAAAAAATGATTGCCCAGGGAATGGATCGGCATAAGGTCTCCCACCAAATCGGAACGATTTATTCAAA carries:
- the panB gene encoding 3-methyl-2-oxobutanoate hydroxymethyltransferase, encoding MTGKITIPELAARKKAGEKISMLTAYDFPFAQMVDEAGIDVILVGDSLGVVVQGHENTLQVTMDQMIYHTQMVSRGVQRAMVIGDMPYLSFQISLEETLRNAGRFIQEGGAHAVKLEGGERVVDRIEALVKMDIPVLAHLGLTPQSIHQIGGYKVQGKEPHAAQKIMDNAKRVEGAGAFAVILETVPMNLAKRITENLSIPTIGIGAGIHCDGQVLVLHDILGLFQKFFPKFVKRYADLRTPSLEAFKRFKEDVESGRYPSDEESYH
- a CDS encoding DUF1841 family protein encodes the protein MDLFDKNNQWKFTKIAEQRKNRAALEGEDALIAEMMSWHPEFDEFWPLEEFSAQPREIGGTKVNPFVHTALHVIIEQQIVQKRPLAIGEVFQKMIAQGMDRHKVSHQIGTIYSKQYFNSFRLGQPFDEYSYIFEVQSLVGPPEGPEDL